From Paenibacillus polymyxa, the proteins below share one genomic window:
- a CDS encoding aldo/keto reductase, producing MQKRKLGNSGLEVSAMGLGCMGMSYGYGPASDPKKMISVIREAVERGVTFFDTAEVYGPYTNEELLGEALLPVRDQVVIATKFGFHIQDGKQFGMNSRPEHIKKVAEASLKRLKIEAIDLYYQHRVDPDVPIEEVAGAVQDLIREGKVKHWGLSEAGVQTIRRAHAVQSLTAIQSEYSLWWRRPEEELLPALEELGIGFVPFSPLGKGYLTGSFNADTTFSHGDLRNILPRFTSEALETNQVLVDLLKEMAEQLKATPAQVALAWLLAQKPWIVPIPGTRKLSRLEENLGALSLQLTSEDVRNISNAASQITLMGARYTEELERRTGL from the coding sequence ATGCAAAAGCGTAAATTGGGAAATAGCGGTCTGGAAGTTTCTGCGATGGGACTTGGATGCATGGGAATGAGCTACGGTTATGGCCCAGCTTCTGATCCAAAGAAAATGATCTCAGTCATTCGGGAAGCAGTCGAGCGCGGCGTAACTTTCTTTGATACCGCCGAAGTATACGGACCTTATACGAATGAGGAACTTTTAGGCGAAGCGCTTCTTCCTGTTCGCGACCAAGTCGTGATTGCCACGAAATTCGGCTTCCATATTCAGGATGGCAAGCAGTTCGGTATGAACAGTCGCCCTGAGCATATCAAGAAAGTTGCCGAAGCATCGCTTAAACGTCTCAAGATTGAAGCCATCGATCTGTATTATCAGCACCGGGTCGATCCAGATGTGCCAATTGAAGAGGTAGCGGGAGCCGTGCAAGATCTGATCCGAGAAGGAAAGGTGAAGCACTGGGGATTATCTGAAGCAGGAGTCCAGACGATCCGTCGAGCACACGCCGTTCAGTCGCTCACTGCAATTCAGAGTGAATATTCTCTGTGGTGGAGACGTCCAGAAGAGGAACTCCTTCCTGCGCTTGAAGAGCTCGGCATTGGCTTCGTTCCGTTCAGTCCTTTGGGCAAGGGTTACCTAACGGGGAGTTTTAACGCAGACACGACATTCAGTCATGGTGATTTGCGCAATATTCTTCCGCGTTTTACTTCAGAAGCGCTAGAGACCAATCAGGTGCTGGTGGACCTGCTTAAAGAGATGGCTGAGCAGTTAAAGGCAACACCAGCCCAAGTTGCACTCGCCTGGCTGCTTGCCCAAAAGCCGTGGATCGTTCCGATTCCGGGCACGCGGAAATTGAGTCGTTTGGAAGAAAATCTAGGTGCGTTGAGCCTTCAGCTTACGTCTGAAGATGTGCGGAACATTAGCAACGCAGCTTCACAAATCACATTGATGGGCGCGAGATATACAGAGGAGTTGGAGAGAAGAACAGGTCTGTGA
- a CDS encoding alpha-galactosidase: MASIQVNPKERTFHLTNKYCSYLFRVMENGQLEHLYYGKKMEYLGQYDRFIERSYRSVSVGEFDGDLVTSLESIKQEFPSSGSGDFREPAVEIIQEDGSHIMEFIFDRYEVITGKPKIPHLPATFCKEADEAETLLITLTDSLTGAVAVLAYTIFSELPVITRSVSITNSGNSTLRVNRLMSMSLDLPDSEYEFIHLSGAWGRERHVERTPLRPGVQSIGSTRGISSHIHNPFMALAKPGSQEHQGEVYAVNLVYSGNFLAQAEVDSYSTTRLSLGIHPDKFCWTLKPGECFYTPEAVMVYSQNGLNGMSQAFHRLYNKHLIRSSWAERERPVLINNWEGTYFDFTEKKIVDMAKKASELGIELFVLDDGWFGQRNNDTSSLGDWFENREKLPNGISNLAKKINELGMKFGLWFEPEMVNSDSHIMREHPDWVVGTPGRKRKHGRHQYVLDYSQPPVVDYLFKLMDDVLSSAHIEYVKWDMNRCISEAYSLSLGKERQGEFFHRYVLGVYALYEKLITKYPEILFESCASGGGRFDPGMLYYAPQTWTSDDSEAIERLKIQYGTSMAYPLSSMGAHVSTIPNHQVGRTAPLQTRSNVAYFGVFGYELDPLALTEEECSIIKKQIQLYKRHQRLVTQGTFYRLLSPFEKNETAWMTIDAEREHALVGWYQVLSRPNAAYSRLKLIGLDEKAVYFVEELDRRFTGSELMNIGLILTPPYQADQDFNIAEKYDFSSQLFTLTKETSS; this comes from the coding sequence ATGGCTAGTATACAAGTTAACCCAAAGGAACGTACATTTCACTTAACGAACAAATACTGCAGTTATCTTTTCCGTGTCATGGAGAACGGGCAATTGGAGCATTTATATTATGGCAAAAAAATGGAGTACCTAGGTCAATATGACCGTTTTATTGAACGAAGCTACCGCTCTGTGTCTGTCGGTGAGTTTGATGGCGACTTGGTAACATCATTGGAAAGCATTAAGCAGGAATTTCCTTCTTCGGGAAGTGGAGACTTTAGAGAACCAGCAGTTGAGATCATACAGGAGGATGGTTCTCATATAATGGAGTTCATATTTGACCGTTACGAGGTCATCACGGGGAAACCTAAAATCCCCCATCTCCCTGCTACGTTTTGTAAGGAAGCAGATGAAGCAGAGACACTCCTGATCACGCTGACCGATTCCCTTACAGGGGCGGTTGCCGTACTTGCTTACACCATCTTCAGTGAACTGCCTGTAATCACGAGATCCGTATCCATAACGAACTCCGGAAATAGTACTCTGAGAGTCAACCGTCTAATGAGCATGAGCCTTGATCTTCCTGACTCCGAATATGAATTTATTCATTTGTCGGGGGCATGGGGTAGGGAACGACATGTGGAGCGTACACCACTCAGACCAGGTGTTCAGTCCATTGGGAGCACACGAGGAATTAGTAGTCATATTCACAATCCATTCATGGCGCTTGCCAAACCGGGGTCTCAGGAACACCAAGGAGAAGTATATGCAGTTAATCTCGTCTACAGTGGAAACTTTCTTGCCCAGGCGGAAGTGGACAGCTACTCAACTACCCGACTGAGCCTCGGTATTCATCCTGACAAATTCTGCTGGACTCTGAAGCCTGGAGAATGTTTTTATACGCCTGAAGCAGTTATGGTCTACTCACAGAACGGTTTGAACGGAATGAGCCAGGCGTTCCATCGCCTATACAATAAACACTTAATTCGTAGTAGCTGGGCCGAACGGGAACGACCTGTATTAATCAATAACTGGGAGGGAACCTACTTTGATTTTACCGAGAAGAAAATAGTGGATATGGCTAAAAAAGCAAGTGAACTAGGGATTGAGCTCTTTGTCTTGGATGACGGTTGGTTCGGTCAAAGAAACAATGATACTTCCTCACTCGGTGACTGGTTTGAAAATCGTGAAAAGCTACCGAACGGAATCTCGAATTTGGCAAAGAAGATCAATGAGCTCGGTATGAAATTCGGTCTTTGGTTCGAGCCGGAAATGGTTAACTCCGACTCTCATATTATGAGGGAACATCCAGACTGGGTTGTGGGAACACCCGGGCGTAAACGCAAGCATGGACGGCATCAGTATGTTCTTGATTATTCCCAACCGCCTGTTGTGGATTACCTGTTTAAGTTAATGGATGACGTACTTTCTTCTGCTCACATCGAATATGTAAAATGGGATATGAATCGCTGCATTTCAGAAGCCTATTCATTATCACTTGGCAAGGAAAGACAGGGCGAGTTTTTCCATCGTTACGTCCTAGGCGTGTATGCTTTATATGAGAAGCTGATTACCAAATACCCTGAGATTTTGTTTGAGTCCTGTGCTTCCGGTGGAGGACGGTTTGATCCAGGGATGCTTTATTATGCTCCGCAAACATGGACGAGCGACGATAGCGAAGCTATTGAACGTCTTAAGATTCAGTATGGCACTTCCATGGCCTATCCGCTTAGCAGCATGGGTGCTCATGTGTCAACCATTCCGAACCACCAGGTAGGCAGAACTGCACCACTACAAACCAGATCAAATGTCGCCTACTTCGGTGTATTCGGTTATGAACTTGATCCATTGGCTTTGACCGAGGAAGAGTGCAGTATAATCAAAAAGCAAATACAATTGTATAAACGTCACCAACGATTAGTTACCCAGGGAACGTTTTACCGTCTGCTAAGTCCTTTTGAAAAAAATGAGACAGCTTGGATGACTATTGATGCAGAACGTGAGCATGCTCTCGTCGGCTGGTACCAGGTACTCTCGCGCCCCAATGCAGCTTATTCAAGGCTAAAGCTCATCGGACTGGACGAAAAGGCAGTATATTTCGTGGAAGAACTGGACCGACGTTTTACAGGCAGCGAGTTAATGAACATCGGACTTATACTCACTCCGCCTTATCAGGCTGACCAGGATTTTAATATTGCAGAGAAATATGATTTTTCATCTCAATTATTCACTTTAACTAAAGAGACTTCCTCTTAA
- a CDS encoding GRP family sugar transporter — protein MDFITAFIPAVGWGVMPILAYMTKASPREQLTGTVIGAVLFALCLYIIQPASLAPIPFGISFISGIFWAAGQLLQFRSFQKVSASIAIPVICGLQLIGTTLFAALILGEWITGYQYGMGVGSLLCILAGVLFTSYQGKSAGLSKPLPLRIIMMLVCSGLALSSYVVINQYFNILELSIILPQSLGMLCSAIVINLKGKHRLRFSPVLRNLSTGLVWSIANLALFISNGLIGMAASFPISQASIAIACVGSILIFKEKKSSQEWIAILVGITVLMIGVGMISLIKP, from the coding sequence GTGGATTTTATAACTGCTTTTATTCCAGCTGTCGGCTGGGGAGTCATGCCGATATTGGCGTATATGACTAAAGCCAGTCCCCGAGAACAGCTGACAGGTACTGTTATTGGTGCTGTGTTGTTTGCTCTGTGCTTGTATATCATTCAGCCAGCCTCATTAGCACCGATTCCTTTTGGGATAAGTTTTATATCCGGTATTTTCTGGGCCGCTGGACAATTGCTCCAGTTTCGATCTTTCCAAAAAGTAAGCGCATCCATTGCCATTCCTGTAATTTGCGGTCTACAGTTGATAGGGACGACGCTATTTGCCGCACTTATCTTGGGTGAATGGATAACAGGTTACCAATATGGGATGGGTGTTGGTTCTCTTCTATGTATTTTGGCGGGAGTTCTATTCACCAGCTATCAGGGCAAGTCTGCTGGGCTGTCTAAGCCTTTGCCGTTACGAATTATTATGATGCTGGTTTGCTCCGGGTTAGCGTTAAGCAGTTATGTAGTTATCAATCAGTACTTTAATATATTGGAGCTGTCCATCATTCTGCCGCAATCGCTCGGGATGTTATGCTCGGCCATAGTCATAAATCTGAAAGGCAAACATCGGCTGCGATTCTCTCCAGTACTTCGCAATTTGTCTACAGGATTGGTTTGGAGCATTGCTAATCTAGCACTATTTATTTCCAACGGTTTGATCGGCATGGCGGCTAGTTTTCCGATCTCTCAAGCGAGCATTGCGATTGCTTGTGTCGGTAGCATTTTAATATTTAAGGAAAAGAAAAGCTCTCAGGAATGGATAGCTATACTTGTGGGAATTACGGTGCTGATGATAGGAGTGGGAATGATCAGCCTGATTAAGCCCTAG
- a CDS encoding LacI family DNA-binding transcriptional regulator, which translates to MEVGNIVSRKEVAELAGVSEATVSRVLNATGPIKEDTRKRVLDVANQLGYVPSALARNFARSKSGHLGVVMPYVPKAHLFSAYFFSEMLSGIGNKARDSGLDLLLLFRKPGERMDYSSLFRQQKVDSCIILGARDDHDEVEALKRLQQEGRPFCVMNHHFEGQSFCEVDANHVEGSRVAVSHLIEQGCKRIAFLNGPDIYSNSTERLKGYLIALQEAGIEYDYELILQGNYSRRSGLEASATIADKLDDIDAVFAANDRMALGVMQGLRERGLAIDQFPAFVGYDDSDAAEMAVPPLSSVRVPFYEMGELAASKLIPDSQDHIPALELTATGCDSIRELLSTELIIRASSIRQ; encoded by the coding sequence TTGGAGGTGGGAAATATCGTTTCGCGCAAGGAAGTAGCAGAACTCGCTGGCGTGTCTGAAGCGACGGTGTCTCGAGTATTGAACGCGACCGGTCCTATTAAGGAAGATACGCGGAAAAGGGTCCTGGACGTTGCCAATCAACTTGGATATGTTCCCAGTGCATTGGCCCGCAACTTTGCCCGAAGCAAGAGTGGCCATCTTGGTGTGGTTATGCCCTATGTCCCGAAGGCGCATCTGTTCTCTGCTTATTTTTTCTCTGAGATGCTGAGCGGCATCGGCAATAAAGCCAGAGACAGCGGGCTCGATCTACTACTATTATTCCGAAAACCGGGGGAACGGATGGACTACAGCAGTCTTTTCCGTCAGCAGAAGGTGGACAGTTGTATCATCCTTGGAGCAAGAGATGACCACGATGAGGTGGAGGCTCTGAAGAGACTTCAGCAAGAGGGGCGACCGTTCTGTGTCATGAATCACCATTTCGAAGGGCAGTCGTTCTGTGAAGTGGATGCAAACCATGTAGAAGGAAGCCGGGTGGCCGTTAGTCATCTCATTGAGCAGGGGTGCAAGCGGATAGCCTTTCTCAACGGTCCGGATATCTATTCCAACAGTACGGAGCGCTTGAAGGGTTATCTCATCGCGCTTCAGGAGGCTGGTATTGAATATGACTATGAGCTGATTCTGCAAGGCAATTACAGTCGTCGAAGCGGGCTGGAAGCGTCGGCTACCATCGCAGACAAATTAGATGATATTGATGCCGTATTTGCGGCGAACGACCGGATGGCCCTCGGCGTAATGCAGGGTCTCCGTGAGCGCGGACTGGCAATTGACCAGTTCCCAGCATTTGTGGGCTATGACGATTCGGATGCGGCTGAGATGGCTGTTCCCCCACTAAGCAGTGTTCGTGTTCCTTTTTATGAGATGGGGGAGCTTGCAGCCTCGAAGCTTATACCCGATTCTCAGGACCACATTCCGGCTCTGGAACTGACTGCGACTGGGTGCGACTCAATAAGAGAACTTCTGTCCACAGAGCTGATTATCAGGGCGTCATCCATTCGTCAATAA
- a CDS encoding Gfo/Idh/MocA family protein — translation MSNRLRIGMVGYKFMGKAHSNAYRSLPMFFPDAPLQPEMSVICGRNEQGVQAAARQFGWTESVTDWRDLVKRNDIDLIDINAPSNAHKEIVIEAALHGKHLFCEKPLALSLADSRDMLQAAEKAGVNHMIGFNYRFSPAVQLAKQLVESGRLGKIYHFRAFFLQDWIMDPSFPLVWRLQKEVAGSGSHGDLGAHLIDLARFLVGEFDEVIGMSETFIKQRPLAMEMSGLSSKRSTEANAPMGEVTVDDATLFLARFAGGALGSFEATRFAAGHRSTNSFEINGSLGSVRFDFERMNELEVYFTQDEEDVQGFRRVLATDPAHKYSEAWWPAGHTIGFEHTFTHEMLEMLSAISEGRQPSPNFHDGVACQAVLEAVERSIKERRWVSIEEM, via the coding sequence ATGTCTAATCGTCTTCGTATTGGAATGGTTGGCTACAAATTTATGGGCAAGGCTCACAGCAACGCTTACCGTAGTCTACCTATGTTCTTCCCAGATGCCCCGCTGCAGCCAGAGATGTCCGTCATCTGTGGACGTAACGAGCAGGGGGTTCAGGCGGCTGCCCGCCAGTTCGGCTGGACCGAGAGTGTTACGGATTGGCGTGATCTAGTGAAACGTAACGATATTGATCTCATTGACATTAACGCCCCGAGTAATGCTCATAAGGAAATTGTTATCGAGGCTGCCCTCCATGGCAAGCATCTGTTTTGTGAGAAGCCGCTTGCGCTTTCACTGGCAGATTCCCGTGACATGTTGCAGGCAGCAGAGAAAGCAGGAGTCAACCATATGATTGGCTTCAACTACCGCTTTTCTCCGGCTGTCCAGCTGGCGAAGCAGCTCGTCGAAAGCGGTCGCCTAGGCAAAATCTATCATTTCCGTGCGTTTTTCCTTCAAGACTGGATCATGGACCCGTCCTTTCCGCTGGTATGGCGGTTGCAAAAAGAAGTGGCCGGTTCTGGCTCTCATGGAGACCTTGGCGCCCATCTGATTGATCTCGCTCGGTTTCTGGTCGGCGAGTTCGACGAAGTTATCGGCATGAGCGAGACGTTCATCAAACAGCGTCCGCTGGCTATGGAGATGAGCGGATTGAGCTCCAAAAGGAGTACCGAGGCCAATGCACCAATGGGAGAAGTGACGGTCGATGATGCCACGCTGTTCCTAGCACGCTTTGCTGGAGGTGCGCTGGGCAGCTTCGAGGCCACACGCTTTGCTGCCGGACATCGGAGCACAAATTCATTCGAAATCAACGGTAGTCTAGGCAGTGTACGGTTTGACTTTGAGCGGATGAATGAACTGGAAGTGTATTTCACACAGGATGAGGAAGACGTTCAGGGCTTCCGCCGCGTGCTCGCCACCGATCCAGCACACAAGTATTCCGAAGCCTGGTGGCCTGCAGGACATACAATCGGATTTGAGCATACCTTCACCCACGAGATGCTTGAGATGTTGAGTGCCATCTCCGAAGGACGGCAACCTTCGCCGAATTTCCACGACGGGGTCGCTTGTCAGGCTGTGCTTGAAGCAGTAGAACGATCTATAAAGGAACGTCGCTGGGTATCCATTGAAGAAATGTAG
- a CDS encoding ThuA domain-containing protein: protein MRKALIVWGGWNGHEPEQVAAIFERILKEEQFEVEVSNTLDAYQDAEKLLGLDLIIPMWTMGQIEQELVNNVSAAVQSGVGLAGCHGGMCDAFRNNVDWQFMTGGQWVAHPGNDGVEYMVNIKRGSSPLLDHIEDFQVKSEQYYLHVDPAVEVLATTRFPVVPGPHSANGPVDMPVVWTKRWGSGRVFYNSLGHHADIIDIPQVTEMMRSGFLWTAAGKQAATSYGSSLAEAYTGMADNQQQ from the coding sequence ATGCGCAAGGCACTGATTGTATGGGGTGGATGGAACGGACATGAGCCGGAGCAGGTGGCGGCTATTTTTGAACGCATTTTAAAGGAAGAACAGTTCGAGGTGGAGGTGTCTAATACCCTTGATGCCTACCAGGATGCGGAGAAACTGCTTGGCCTGGACCTGATCATTCCAATGTGGACTATGGGCCAGATCGAGCAGGAACTAGTCAATAATGTCTCAGCAGCGGTTCAAAGCGGTGTAGGTCTGGCAGGCTGTCACGGTGGCATGTGTGATGCCTTTCGGAACAACGTGGACTGGCAGTTCATGACAGGTGGGCAATGGGTTGCTCATCCCGGTAATGATGGAGTGGAGTATATGGTGAACATAAAGCGTGGCTCCAGCCCGCTGCTGGACCATATTGAGGATTTTCAGGTCAAAAGCGAGCAGTACTACCTCCATGTAGACCCTGCAGTTGAGGTGCTGGCAACCACACGCTTCCCGGTCGTACCGGGACCTCATTCGGCTAATGGGCCGGTGGATATGCCTGTTGTATGGACAAAGCGGTGGGGAAGCGGACGCGTATTCTACAATTCGCTAGGTCATCACGCAGATATCATAGATATACCTCAAGTGACCGAGATGATGCGCAGCGGGTTCCTGTGGACCGCGGCAGGCAAACAGGCAGCGACCAGCTACGGTAGCTCGCTGGCAGAGGCATACACGGGTATGGCAGACAACCAGCAGCAGTAG
- a CDS encoding Gfo/Idh/MocA family protein: protein MNKMKVGIIGCGKISGIYMENCHRFDILELFAVADLDQGRAEEQAIAFNVPNVYTVDEILADPQIELIINLTIPAVHAEVCLRALAAGKHVYVEKPLAVTREQGQAVLDLARQKGLLVGCAPETFFGSGIQTSLKLIEDGVIGNPVAATAFMMSRGHEHWHPDPEFYYAVGGGPMFDMGPYYLTALVQLLGPIATISGMTSKAMDQRTITSEKKKGQTIPVDIPTHVAGLLRFKQGAVGTLITSFDIFGGSTLPPIEVYGTHGTLQVPDPNTFGGPVRYRLLGEQEWTEAPLQPGYKENTRGIGVADMAYALRSGRPHRASGELAYHVLEAMWAFHDSSDQETLYTMQSTCQRPSALPENLPLYTLDV from the coding sequence ATGAACAAAATGAAAGTAGGCATTATCGGATGTGGTAAAATTAGCGGAATTTACATGGAAAATTGCCATCGTTTCGACATTCTGGAGCTGTTCGCAGTAGCGGATCTGGACCAAGGTCGAGCAGAGGAGCAGGCGATAGCGTTCAACGTTCCGAACGTATATACAGTAGATGAGATTTTAGCTGACCCGCAGATCGAACTTATCATTAATTTGACCATACCGGCCGTTCACGCCGAGGTGTGTCTCAGAGCTCTTGCGGCTGGCAAGCATGTCTATGTGGAGAAGCCACTTGCCGTCACCCGTGAGCAGGGCCAGGCTGTCTTGGATCTTGCTCGTCAAAAAGGACTACTTGTTGGCTGCGCACCGGAAACTTTCTTCGGTTCCGGTATACAGACATCATTGAAGCTGATTGAGGACGGTGTCATTGGGAATCCAGTAGCTGCTACAGCTTTCATGATGAGCCGTGGGCATGAACATTGGCATCCCGATCCTGAATTTTATTATGCAGTCGGCGGCGGCCCGATGTTTGATATGGGCCCTTATTACTTGACGGCTCTGGTACAACTGCTGGGACCGATTGCCACCATTTCGGGCATGACCAGCAAGGCGATGGATCAGCGAACAATTACGAGCGAGAAAAAGAAAGGCCAGACCATCCCAGTCGATATTCCGACCCATGTAGCCGGATTGCTGCGCTTTAAGCAGGGGGCTGTCGGCACGCTGATTACCAGCTTTGACATCTTTGGTGGAAGCACTCTGCCACCGATCGAGGTATATGGAACGCATGGCACGCTACAGGTGCCTGACCCGAACACGTTCGGAGGACCAGTTCGCTATAGACTGTTAGGCGAGCAAGAATGGACAGAGGCACCGCTGCAGCCGGGATACAAGGAGAATACACGGGGTATCGGTGTTGCCGATATGGCCTATGCTCTCCGTAGCGGACGGCCTCACCGCGCTAGCGGGGAACTGGCCTACCATGTGCTGGAAGCGATGTGGGCGTTCCATGACTCTTCCGATCAAGAGACCTTATATACGATGCAGAGCACCTGTCAGCGCCCGTCGGCTTTACCGGAAAACCTGCCCTTGTATACATTAGATGTGTAA
- a CDS encoding DUF4272 domain-containing protein: protein MRNCALYSSTFDLDQVERLLKSIYPNNKIHVNESKTKFEVKSRGWFSRKIKGFNIMTSKTNPEEFASMLNGMINFFSQIPAENEQLQQKLLIKMSTLNMVIGVETEEDISEAFFAELLDIINSLDGLMFRGGGDLLAPDGSLLLDVNGRSEVEDYTVTAHVSYLYGEDQISESGMERKLQSEKILLDQGFTQMPPIPGRLGDEAADSIRSLKEVAGRAVALCIVALKGECIGAGENMDDTNRMINQVTDQYGADRFFSPEEKRFLSNEYDDESEGVQFSWRYEGFWTLLWALGHLEKLGDPTGICDVPLSVSKLQQFDSFEAFLSSSRLRSSKEILDEADLICRYDWMCVDSRIHKQPAPGNLDDGVVYERHRVLKWLTGYMGQDWDDVRTDT from the coding sequence ATGAGAAATTGTGCGCTTTACAGCTCAACCTTCGATCTGGATCAGGTTGAGAGACTATTAAAGTCGATTTATCCCAACAACAAGATACACGTGAATGAAAGCAAAACTAAGTTTGAGGTCAAAAGCCGGGGCTGGTTTAGTAGAAAGATCAAAGGATTTAACATAATGACCAGCAAAACGAATCCGGAGGAGTTTGCCTCCATGCTTAACGGAATGATAAACTTTTTTAGTCAAATTCCTGCTGAAAACGAACAGTTGCAGCAAAAGCTGTTGATCAAAATGAGTACGCTGAATATGGTGATTGGTGTGGAAACTGAGGAGGATATATCTGAAGCCTTTTTTGCCGAATTACTTGATATCATAAATTCGCTGGATGGACTGATGTTCCGAGGTGGCGGTGATTTGCTTGCACCTGACGGAAGTCTGCTACTAGATGTGAATGGACGTTCGGAAGTGGAAGATTATACAGTGACTGCTCATGTTAGTTATTTGTACGGAGAGGATCAAATTAGCGAATCCGGAATGGAGCGAAAGCTGCAGTCAGAAAAGATATTGCTGGATCAAGGCTTTACGCAAATGCCGCCGATCCCAGGAAGGCTAGGAGATGAAGCCGCAGACAGCATCCGTTCCCTTAAGGAAGTGGCTGGCCGTGCCGTTGCTTTGTGTATTGTAGCCCTGAAAGGCGAGTGTATCGGTGCGGGCGAAAACATGGATGATACGAATCGAATGATAAATCAAGTGACTGATCAGTATGGCGCGGACCGTTTCTTTTCACCAGAAGAGAAGAGGTTCCTATCCAATGAGTATGACGATGAGTCAGAGGGTGTCCAGTTCTCCTGGCGTTATGAAGGCTTTTGGACTCTGTTATGGGCTTTGGGCCATCTTGAGAAGTTAGGTGACCCAACTGGTATTTGCGACGTGCCATTGTCTGTTTCAAAGTTGCAGCAATTTGACTCATTTGAGGCTTTTCTGTCAAGCTCAAGGCTGCGCAGTAGCAAGGAAATTTTAGATGAAGCCGATTTAATCTGTCGTTACGACTGGATGTGTGTGGATAGCCGCATTCATAAACAGCCAGCCCCTGGAAATCTGGATGATGGTGTAGTGTATGAACGTCATCGTGTGCTAAAATGGCTCACTGGTTACATGGGACAGGATTGGGATGATGTGCGCACAGATACATAA